From a region of the Pseudoclavibacter endophyticus genome:
- a CDS encoding MarR family winged helix-turn-helix transcriptional regulator, producing the protein MGPAQIPEGAIPAPLTNVIDEATFAPRLLAMLANIFATTEARSLRRRFGHSITDWRVLSAVARRPGTTAARIAATVLIDKGEVSRSANALARGGYVVSVDGARRSKHLYLTDEGARLHDQMLPVSMRGQRLVEQTLTPDEFRTLTDLLARLIDRAGNGSPWPADSASASAGDASPAEREPG; encoded by the coding sequence ATGGGCCCAGCTCAGATTCCCGAGGGAGCGATCCCCGCCCCGCTGACGAACGTCATCGACGAGGCGACGTTCGCCCCACGGCTGCTGGCCATGCTCGCGAACATCTTCGCAACCACGGAGGCGCGGTCGCTTCGCCGGCGATTCGGGCACAGCATCACCGACTGGCGCGTGCTTTCGGCCGTCGCCAGGCGGCCCGGTACGACCGCGGCCCGCATCGCCGCGACGGTGCTGATCGACAAGGGCGAGGTGTCGCGCAGCGCCAACGCGCTCGCGCGAGGCGGGTACGTGGTGTCCGTGGACGGCGCACGTCGTTCGAAGCACCTCTACCTCACCGACGAAGGGGCCCGGCTGCACGACCAGATGCTCCCGGTTTCGATGCGCGGCCAGCGGCTCGTGGAGCAGACCCTGACGCCGGACGAATTCCGGACACTCACCGATCTCCTCGCGCGGCTGATCGACCGGGCAGGCAACGGATCCCCGTGGCCCGCGGATTCGGCGTCGGCGAGCGCCGGCGACGCTTCGCCGGCGGAGCGGGAACCTGGCTAG
- a CDS encoding ABC transporter substrate-binding protein codes for MRHTIDLPTSAPRRTGRLRSPGAVSLAAVLALCGCAGDGGTGDLDEMVFLSYLPLETLSLAPEMLAYAGGYFEEEGLEVTLEPVNGSPVAIQSLIGGSGHVTRAGGIDVLSVSSEGHTLVNIGTLERGGGFRIVSAESDAIESIDDLPGTTIGVGSEGGTSTKTLDLALEAAGYSAEDVARQAVPVTAATFALVEQGRIDGYMLGIDTAVLVTAQNEDAISSPAGLTAPPDVQSYVTTPEQIENNPDQIERFMRAIAKATQFIIEDEDLSETLDIIRTEFSFDALDNDEVAVEALDLYRQVWVGDGSHGILEQDHDRWQEAYDVMVDAELATAGGDPESWITDEFVPLP; via the coding sequence ATGCGACACACCATTGATCTGCCCACATCCGCACCGCGCCGCACCGGGCGCCTTCGTTCCCCGGGCGCCGTCTCGCTCGCCGCTGTCCTCGCCCTTTGCGGCTGCGCCGGGGATGGCGGAACGGGAGACCTCGACGAGATGGTCTTCCTCAGCTATCTCCCGCTCGAAACCCTCTCGCTGGCCCCGGAGATGCTCGCCTACGCCGGCGGGTACTTCGAAGAGGAGGGGCTCGAAGTCACGCTCGAGCCCGTCAACGGCTCGCCCGTCGCGATCCAGTCGCTCATCGGTGGCAGCGGACACGTCACGCGAGCCGGCGGGATCGATGTCCTCAGCGTCTCGTCCGAGGGCCATACCCTCGTCAACATCGGCACGCTCGAGCGCGGGGGCGGCTTCCGCATCGTCTCCGCGGAGAGCGACGCAATCGAATCCATCGATGACCTCCCCGGCACGACGATCGGCGTCGGGTCCGAGGGAGGGACCAGCACCAAGACCCTGGATCTTGCACTCGAAGCGGCCGGGTACTCGGCTGAGGACGTCGCCCGGCAGGCGGTTCCCGTCACGGCGGCCACCTTCGCGCTCGTCGAACAGGGCCGGATCGACGGGTACATGCTCGGCATCGACACGGCGGTCCTCGTCACGGCGCAGAACGAGGATGCCATCTCGAGTCCCGCGGGCCTCACCGCCCCGCCGGACGTCCAGTCGTACGTCACCACCCCAGAGCAGATCGAGAACAATCCCGACCAGATCGAACGGTTCATGCGCGCGATCGCGAAGGCGACGCAGTTCATCATCGAGGACGAGGACCTCTCCGAGACCCTCGACATCATTCGCACGGAGTTCAGCTTCGACGCGCTCGACAACGACGAGGTGGCCGTTGAAGCGCTCGACTTGTATCGCCAGGTCTGGGTGGGGGATGGGTCCCACGGCATCCTCGAGCAGGACCACGACCGCTGGCAAGAGGCATACGACGTCATGGTCGACGCCGAGCTCGCGACAGCGGGCGGCGACCCCGAAAGCTGGATCACCGACGAATTCGTTCCCTTGCCCTGA
- a CDS encoding SDR family NAD(P)-dependent oxidoreductase produces the protein MELDGKVAIITGGASGIGRASVSTFLREGARVVIADINLEGARTVVVEEEAAGFAGRVVAVRTDVGSWDDVRAMVAAAVDAFGRLDVIFNNAGIPGGYPILEQEPDAHYYPIMRVDLDGVYFGILAAARQFAAQGTPGVIINTSSIYGQSAGERALVYGAAKAGVISLTRSAALELAEHDIRVVAITPGRANTPIIARFSEELTEFMAKEQLRGRLTEPSEIGEVVAFLASDRANAINGTVVSVDDGYIAFKNRLPLGPVREP, from the coding sequence ATGGAACTCGATGGCAAGGTCGCCATCATCACCGGTGGGGCGAGCGGGATCGGGCGCGCGAGCGTCTCGACATTCCTCCGCGAGGGAGCACGCGTCGTGATCGCCGACATCAACCTCGAGGGGGCCAGGACGGTCGTCGTCGAGGAGGAGGCCGCCGGATTCGCCGGACGCGTCGTCGCGGTTCGCACAGACGTGGGCTCCTGGGATGACGTGCGGGCCATGGTCGCGGCAGCGGTCGACGCTTTCGGCCGGCTCGACGTGATCTTCAACAACGCCGGCATCCCCGGCGGCTATCCGATTCTGGAACAAGAGCCGGACGCGCACTATTACCCGATCATGCGCGTCGATCTCGACGGCGTGTACTTCGGCATCCTCGCTGCGGCCCGCCAGTTCGCGGCGCAGGGGACGCCGGGAGTCATCATCAACACGTCGTCGATCTACGGCCAGTCAGCGGGCGAGCGGGCGCTCGTCTACGGCGCCGCCAAGGCTGGGGTCATCTCGTTGACCCGTTCGGCCGCGCTCGAACTCGCCGAGCACGACATCCGCGTCGTCGCCATCACCCCGGGGCGCGCCAACACCCCGATCATCGCGCGCTTCTCCGAAGAGCTGACCGAGTTCATGGCGAAGGAACAGCTGCGCGGCCGCCTCACCGAGCCGTCCGAGATCGGCGAGGTCGTCGCCTTCCTCGCGTCCGACCGCGCCAACGCGATCAACGGCACGGTCGTGAGCGTCGACGACGGCTACATCGCGTTCAAGAACCGGCTCCCGCTCGGGCCGGTGCGTGAGCCCTGA
- the map gene encoding type I methionyl aminopeptidase, producing MPKNPSTGLLTPGTVTPQRPVPASIARPHYVGRPAPEPWSGGDVYAEDDIERIGRAGSIAAAALAHLEQFVAPGVTTDELDAIAHDFLVERGAYPSCLGYRGFPKAICTSLNEVVCHGIPDDTVLDDGDILNVDCTAFVDGVHGDTNRMYLVGEVDDESRLLVERTREALRRGIKAVKPGREVNVIGRVIEKYAKRFGYGVVRDYTGHGVGKPFHSGLVIPHYDSDQQRDTIEVGMVFTIEPMLTIGGGHEWTLWDDDWTVVTADGSRTAQWEHTIVVREHGAEVLTLASGDDWGL from the coding sequence ATGCCCAAAAACCCTTCAACGGGGCTGCTCACTCCCGGAACTGTGACCCCGCAGCGCCCCGTCCCGGCCTCGATCGCCCGCCCGCACTATGTCGGCCGTCCCGCTCCCGAACCATGGTCGGGTGGCGATGTCTACGCGGAGGACGACATCGAACGCATCGGGCGGGCCGGGTCGATCGCCGCGGCGGCGCTCGCCCACCTGGAGCAGTTCGTCGCGCCGGGCGTCACGACCGACGAGCTCGACGCCATCGCGCATGACTTCCTCGTCGAGCGGGGCGCCTACCCGTCGTGCCTCGGCTATCGCGGCTTCCCCAAGGCGATCTGCACATCGCTCAATGAGGTCGTATGCCACGGCATCCCGGACGACACGGTGCTCGATGACGGTGACATCCTCAACGTGGACTGCACCGCGTTCGTCGACGGGGTTCACGGCGACACCAACCGCATGTACCTCGTGGGAGAGGTCGACGACGAGAGCCGGCTGCTGGTCGAACGCACGCGAGAGGCGCTTCGCCGAGGCATCAAGGCGGTGAAGCCCGGCCGGGAGGTGAACGTGATCGGTCGCGTGATCGAGAAGTACGCCAAGCGCTTCGGGTACGGCGTCGTACGCGACTACACGGGCCACGGCGTCGGCAAGCCCTTCCACTCCGGACTCGTCATCCCGCACTACGACAGCGATCAGCAGCGCGACACGATCGAGGTCGGCATGGTGTTCACGATCGAGCCGATGCTGACGATCGGGGGCGGTCACGAGTGGACACTGTGGGATGACGACTGGACGGTCGTCACGGCCGACGGCTCGAGAACGGCGCAGTGGGAGCACACGATCGTCGTGCGAGAGCACGGCGCGGAGGTGCTCACCCTCGCATCCGGTGACGACTGGGGGCTCTGA
- a CDS encoding TetR/AcrR family transcriptional regulator, producing MRTNGDSTTEGRGTVGGRARRNQIERAAAEVLSEVGYAAASVGRIAQRAGVSKGVITYHFASKDEILRRVALTLFEECVLHITAGVPSEMSPAARLRAQLSAELEFFSSRRVEFRAMVEVMSNHREPAFIRAFENVSSDETEALADLLRRGQAQGQFRAFDVYEVAQLIGAAKNDVLDRWASDETLDLVPMTATMLDFIEHAVRV from the coding sequence GTGCGTACAAACGGGGATTCGACCACGGAGGGTCGCGGCACCGTCGGCGGGCGCGCGCGACGGAACCAGATCGAGCGGGCGGCAGCCGAGGTGCTGTCCGAAGTCGGCTACGCCGCCGCGTCCGTCGGTCGCATCGCGCAGCGTGCGGGGGTCAGCAAAGGCGTCATCACCTATCACTTCGCGAGCAAGGACGAGATCTTGCGCCGGGTGGCGCTGACCCTTTTCGAGGAGTGCGTCCTGCACATCACGGCCGGCGTGCCCAGCGAGATGTCTCCCGCGGCGCGTCTGCGCGCGCAGCTCAGCGCCGAACTGGAGTTCTTCTCCTCGCGACGCGTCGAGTTCCGCGCGATGGTGGAGGTCATGTCCAATCACCGCGAACCGGCCTTCATCCGGGCGTTCGAGAACGTCTCGAGCGACGAAACCGAGGCGCTTGCCGACCTGCTGCGACGGGGCCAGGCACAGGGACAGTTCCGGGCCTTTGACGTCTACGAGGTCGCCCAACTGATTGGTGCCGCGAAGAACGACGTGCTCGACCGATGGGCATCCGACGAGACGCTCGACCTCGTGCCGATGACGGCGACGATGCTCGACTTCATCGAGCACGCCGTGCGCGTCTGA
- a CDS encoding CPBP family intramembrane glutamic endopeptidase, which produces MSKEASIDAGRGTRFVKLIVFSVLITLTAGLLFVVVNDPLFGFSPFASEFTNRMLNYQLSALPVAGLALLLTFLFAGRGRLRYLSLKRTGAMRPFFAQRGGGRWESDGWFLGLIMVAIVGTVTYFQFLPGGFTFHWAHIALVLPFAAMNAFTEEAIFRLPFVTMGENATNSRTYGLVMSSVVFGVYHYWGIAPNGLAGAFMSAFLGFVLAKSMQETGGSFWAFAIHMALDVPILTFALNQTPSP; this is translated from the coding sequence GTGTCGAAGGAAGCGAGCATTGACGCAGGCCGGGGGACTCGGTTCGTGAAGCTCATCGTCTTCTCCGTCCTCATCACCCTGACCGCCGGCCTGCTGTTCGTGGTCGTCAACGACCCCTTATTCGGGTTCAGCCCGTTTGCGAGCGAATTCACGAACCGGATGCTGAACTATCAGCTCAGCGCCCTACCGGTGGCAGGGCTCGCCCTGCTCCTGACGTTCCTGTTCGCGGGGAGGGGCCGGCTTCGCTACCTCAGTCTCAAGCGCACCGGTGCGATGCGCCCTTTCTTCGCGCAACGAGGCGGAGGGCGGTGGGAATCCGACGGCTGGTTCCTCGGCCTCATTATGGTCGCGATCGTCGGAACGGTCACGTACTTCCAGTTCCTTCCGGGCGGGTTCACCTTTCACTGGGCCCACATCGCACTGGTGCTCCCGTTCGCGGCGATGAATGCCTTCACGGAAGAGGCGATCTTCCGGCTGCCGTTCGTCACCATGGGCGAGAACGCTACGAACTCACGGACATACGGGCTCGTCATGAGCTCGGTCGTGTTCGGTGTCTATCACTACTGGGGAATCGCGCCGAACGGACTCGCTGGCGCCTTCATGTCGGCTTTCCTCGGGTTCGTCTTGGCGAAGTCCATGCAGGAGACGGGAGGGTCCTTCTGGGCGTTTGCGATCCATATGGCACTCGACGTCCCCATACTGACTTTTGCGCTCAACCAGACGCCGTCGCCATAA
- the panB gene encoding 3-methyl-2-oxobutanoate hydroxymethyltransferase produces the protein MSESAPRKRVRIRHFARAKAAGEKITALTAYDVISAQIFDEAGIDLLLVGDSAANVVYGYDSTLPVSMDELIPLAKAVTRGATRACVVADLPFGSYERGPEQALDTAVRFMKETGVTAIKLEGGERSAAVIRRIVDAGIPVMGHIGYTPQAEHGLGGHVVQGRGDDGAAKLMADALAVQEAGAFAVVLEMVPAEIAAQVTAKLEIATIGIGAGAGCDGQILVWTDAFGMSAGRIPSFVRMFANVRETLLQAATTYRDEVRSGGFPNERESFTDAPNA, from the coding sequence ATGTCAGAATCCGCACCGCGAAAGCGCGTCCGAATCCGTCATTTCGCCCGCGCGAAGGCGGCGGGCGAGAAGATCACCGCGCTGACGGCCTACGACGTCATCTCGGCGCAGATCTTCGATGAGGCCGGTATCGACCTGCTGCTCGTCGGCGACTCGGCCGCCAACGTCGTGTATGGCTACGACTCGACCCTGCCCGTTTCGATGGACGAGCTCATCCCCCTCGCCAAAGCGGTCACGCGGGGCGCCACCCGCGCTTGCGTCGTCGCGGACCTGCCGTTCGGGAGCTACGAGCGGGGCCCCGAGCAGGCGCTCGATACGGCCGTTCGGTTCATGAAGGAGACCGGCGTCACCGCGATCAAGCTCGAGGGCGGCGAACGCAGCGCAGCCGTCATCAGGCGCATCGTCGATGCCGGCATTCCCGTTATGGGCCACATCGGCTACACGCCGCAGGCCGAGCACGGACTCGGCGGCCACGTCGTGCAGGGGCGTGGTGACGACGGGGCCGCGAAGCTCATGGCGGACGCACTCGCGGTGCAGGAGGCCGGCGCGTTCGCCGTCGTGCTCGAGATGGTCCCCGCGGAGATCGCGGCGCAGGTGACGGCGAAGCTCGAGATCGCGACGATCGGCATCGGGGCGGGTGCGGGATGTGACGGGCAGATCCTGGTGTGGACCGACGCGTTCGGCATGAGCGCCGGCCGCATTCCGTCGTTCGTGCGCATGTTCGCGAATGTACGCGAAACGTTGCTGCAGGCGGCGACCACCTACCGCGACGAGGTGCGGTCGGGCGGTTTCCCGAATGAGCGGGAGTCGTTCACCGACGCCCCGAACGCCTAG
- a CDS encoding glutamine synthetase family protein, producing the protein MNKQQDFVLRTIEDRGIKFIRLWFTDVVGTLKSVAIAPAEVEGAFNEGIGFDGSAVEGFTRRTEADMLAHPDPTTFQVLPWRGEIDPTARMFCDLSTPNGEPSVSDPRNVLRRALDRAADKGFTYYLHPEIEFSLFESADHGPDGPVPVDTAGYFDNVPGGTAHDFRRRAVRILEDIGISVEYSHHESGPGQNEIDLRYADAIATADNVMTFRTVIKEVAIEQGVHATFMPKPVWGQPGNGMHTHMSLFEGDTNAFYEAGAEYQLSRIGRQFMAGLLTHAAEITAVTNQFVNSYKRLWGGDEAPSYICWGHNNSSALVRVPLYKPHKGGSARIEFRSLDSAANPYLAYAVLLNAGLKGIEEGYELPPEVEADIRDLSPRERSVLGYQPLPGSLEAAIDLMERSELVAETLGEQVFRYFLDNKRAEWDHYRSQVTPYELRTGLRTL; encoded by the coding sequence GTGAACAAGCAGCAGGACTTCGTTCTCCGGACGATCGAGGATCGCGGCATCAAGTTCATCCGGCTGTGGTTCACGGACGTGGTCGGCACGCTCAAATCCGTCGCCATCGCGCCCGCCGAGGTCGAGGGCGCCTTCAACGAGGGCATCGGGTTCGACGGCTCCGCGGTGGAGGGCTTCACACGTCGCACCGAGGCCGACATGCTGGCGCATCCGGACCCCACCACCTTCCAGGTGCTGCCGTGGCGCGGCGAGATCGATCCGACGGCACGCATGTTCTGCGATCTTTCGACGCCAAACGGTGAGCCGTCGGTCTCCGACCCCCGCAACGTGCTGCGGCGGGCCCTTGACCGGGCGGCCGACAAGGGGTTCACGTACTACCTCCACCCGGAGATCGAATTCTCGCTCTTCGAATCGGCCGACCACGGGCCCGACGGGCCCGTTCCCGTCGATACGGCCGGCTACTTCGACAACGTGCCGGGCGGCACGGCCCATGACTTCCGCCGCCGCGCCGTTCGCATTCTCGAAGACATCGGCATCTCGGTCGAATACAGCCACCACGAATCCGGGCCCGGCCAGAACGAGATCGACCTCCGTTACGCCGACGCCATCGCGACCGCCGACAACGTGATGACCTTCCGCACCGTCATCAAGGAGGTCGCCATTGAGCAGGGCGTGCACGCGACATTCATGCCGAAGCCGGTGTGGGGCCAGCCGGGCAACGGCATGCACACGCACATGTCGCTGTTCGAGGGCGACACGAACGCGTTTTACGAGGCTGGTGCCGAGTATCAGCTCTCCAGGATCGGTCGGCAGTTCATGGCCGGCCTGCTGACGCACGCGGCCGAGATCACGGCTGTGACGAACCAGTTCGTGAACTCGTACAAGCGGCTCTGGGGTGGCGATGAGGCGCCGAGCTACATCTGCTGGGGGCACAACAACTCGTCGGCGCTCGTGCGCGTGCCGCTCTACAAGCCCCACAAGGGCGGATCGGCGCGAATCGAGTTCCGCTCCCTCGACTCTGCCGCGAACCCCTACCTCGCTTACGCCGTGCTGCTCAACGCCGGCCTCAAGGGCATCGAGGAGGGTTACGAGCTGCCGCCAGAGGTCGAGGCAGACATCCGCGACCTCTCGCCGCGCGAGCGCAGCGTGCTCGGCTACCAGCCGCTGCCGGGCTCGCTCGAGGCGGCCATCGATCTGATGGAACGCTCGGAGCTCGTCGCCGAGACGCTCGGCGAGCAGGTCTTTCGGTACTTCCTCGACAACAAGCGCGCCGAATGGGACCACTACCGTTCGCAGGTCACGCCCTACGAACTGCGCACGGGCCTTCGCACCCTCTGA